The following proteins are co-located in the Clostridiales bacterium genome:
- a CDS encoding cupin domain-containing protein — protein sequence MNKVNIYEELASIKEYWSQKIIGEANGQLFKLAKGIGETKWHLHEDQDELFILYKGQLTIQLRDENIELFEGEMFVVPKGVEHCPKAHEEVEFLIVGLSITSNRAGGKPNL from the coding sequence ATGAATAAAGTCAACATATACGAAGAACTTGCATCAATTAAAGAATATTGGTCTCAGAAAATAATCGGTGAAGCTAATGGACAATTATTTAAACTTGCAAAAGGAATAGGCGAGACAAAATGGCATTTACATGAAGACCAAGACGAGTTGTTTATCCTATACAAAGGTCAACTGACTATCCAGCTAAGAGATGAAAATATTGAATTGTTTGAAGGTGAGATGTTTGTTGTTCCCAAGGGGGTGGAGCATTGTCCCAAAGCCCATGAAGAGGTTGAATTTTTGATTGTTGGATTAAGTATTACCTCAAATCGGGCTGGAGGTAAACCAAATCTATAA
- a CDS encoding MarR family transcriptional regulator codes for MNQESFGRYISSIYRHLLILISHELREYGIGSGQYIFFGEIARNEGISQKDLSKLIQIDKATTVKAIKKLEEEGYIYRVQDSADKRYNFLFLTEKGKDFLPVFKERMSNITTILSKGMTEEQRSNTIETLAFMLKNTIDAVDELKSNA; via the coding sequence ATGAATCAAGAGTCATTTGGACGATATATTTCATCAATCTATCGACATTTACTAATATTGATAAGCCACGAGCTCCGTGAATATGGAATCGGCAGCGGCCAGTATATCTTTTTTGGTGAGATTGCCAGGAATGAAGGAATTTCGCAAAAGGATCTCAGTAAGCTTATTCAAATTGATAAGGCAACTACGGTGAAAGCGATCAAAAAATTAGAAGAAGAAGGCTATATTTATCGAGTTCAGGACTCGGCTGATAAAAGGTACAACTTTCTTTTCCTGACTGAAAAAGGAAAGGACTTTCTCCCGGTTTTCAAAGAACGGATGTCCAATATTACAACGATATTGAGTAAGGGAATGACAGAAGAACAGCGAAGCAACACAATTGAAACCCTTGCTTTTATGCTAAAGAATACGATAGATGCAGTCGATGAATTAAAAAGCAATGCTTGA
- a CDS encoding LysR family transcriptional regulator, whose product MELRQLNTFVTVTKLNNFTKAAAYLGYSQASVTSQIQLLEKELGVYLFDRIGKRIFLTPEGEKLLTYSKEILKLYDETKESFSSNELKGTIMIGASDSLCALRLPLLLKEFHERYPAVEIVLKMKNYNDAQTALRENEIDVAFVIGQKIGSPEFISDLEFPEPLALLTIPGHPLSLKNHISPEDIVPYNAILAQKGCSFRKAFEKCLDDAKLFPKYMMEVGSIQAIKQLTISGMGISLLPRIAVEDELNRKLLAELDWAGAPFDLVTQIIYHRNKRVSPMLQAFLDLAKETMKPL is encoded by the coding sequence ATGGAACTACGTCAATTAAATACATTCGTTACTGTGACTAAATTAAATAATTTTACAAAAGCTGCCGCTTACTTGGGATATTCGCAGGCCTCTGTTACCTCTCAAATACAATTACTGGAAAAGGAATTAGGCGTTTATTTGTTCGACAGAATAGGTAAACGTATATTTTTGACCCCTGAGGGAGAAAAACTCCTGACCTACTCCAAAGAGATTCTTAAACTTTATGATGAAACGAAGGAGTCCTTTTCATCAAATGAATTAAAAGGCACCATTATGATTGGAGCAAGTGATTCGCTATGCGCCTTAAGGTTGCCGCTCCTATTAAAGGAATTCCACGAGCGGTATCCTGCTGTAGAAATAGTGCTAAAAATGAAGAACTATAATGACGCACAAACGGCGTTAAGAGAAAATGAAATTGATGTTGCTTTTGTAATTGGTCAAAAAATAGGTTCTCCCGAATTCATTTCAGACCTTGAATTTCCAGAACCTTTAGCTTTATTGACAATTCCAGGGCACCCGCTATCATTAAAAAACCACATTTCTCCTGAAGATATCGTTCCATATAATGCAATCCTTGCACAAAAGGGCTGTAGTTTTCGAAAGGCTTTTGAAAAGTGCCTAGATGATGCAAAGCTTTTCCCAAAATATATGATGGAAGTTGGCAGTATTCAAGCGATTAAACAACTGACCATAAGTGGAATGGGAATATCATTGCTTCCTCGGATTGCTGTTGAAGATGAACTAAACAGGAAGCTGCTAGCAGAACTTGATTGGGCAGGAGCTCCTTTTGACTTAGTAACACAAATAATTTACCACAGAAATAAGCGGGTTTCGCCAATGCTACAAGCATTTCTTGATCTTGCAAAAGAAACAATGAAGCCTTTATGA